Proteins encoded in a region of the Zea mays cultivar B73 chromosome 4, Zm-B73-REFERENCE-NAM-5.0, whole genome shotgun sequence genome:
- the LOC100381400 gene encoding Alpha-1,6-mannosyl-glycoprotein 2-beta-N-acetylglucosaminyltransferase, which produces MPSPSSYHPHHRARLRSRAAPLLIVVVLAVVAVTELLRSRTGLPAPARRAGSATATASPSSLASTNQSVAQRKILLDPAFTPRLPRQSQLSLSLSARNALPPRNRDRFPTLPVGHLKVVLYVHNRPRYLRLVVDSLSRVEGIGEALLIVSHDGYFPEMDRIVQGIGFCQVKQVFAPYSPHLFPDAFPGASPGDCQSKDRAKEKGCQGDPDQYGNHRAPRIVSLKHHWWWMMNTVWDGMEETRDFDGHILFIEEDHYIFPNAYRNAQLLVDLKPKKCPQCYAINLAPSDVKSRGEGWESLVAEKMGNIGYAFNRTVWRKIHAKAKQFCAFDEYNWDITMWATVYPSFGAPVYSLRGSRRSAAHFGKCGLHQGQGSSNVCVDNGSGAVELEDADKVPNIKADWPVRVIQRQEGYQAGFKGWGGWGDRRDRELCLSFAYMYHVKDPSSS; this is translated from the coding sequence ATGCCTTCCCCCTCCTCCTACCACCCCCACCAccgcgcccgcctccgctcgcgcgcTGCGCCGCTcctcatcgtcgtcgtcctcgccgtCGTCGCCGTCACCGAGCTCCTCCGCAGCCGCACGGGcctccccgcgcccgcgcgccggGCCGGCtctgccaccgccaccgcctccccctCCTCCCTTGCCAGCACCAACCAAAGCGTGGCGCAACGCAAGATCCTGCTCGACCCGGCCTTCACGCCGCGGCTGCCGCGGCAGAGCCAGCTGTCGCTCTCCCTCTCCGCGCGCAACGCGTTGCCGCCCCGCAACAGGGACCGCTTCCCGACCCTCCCCGTGGGCCACCTCAAGGTCGTGCTCTACGTGCACAACCGGCCCCGCTACCTCCGCCTCGTCGTCGATAGCCTCTCCCGCGTCGAGGGCATCGGCGAGGCGCTGCTCATCGTCAGCCACGACGGCTACTTCCCGGAGATGGACAGGATCGTGCAGGGCATCGGCTTCTGCCAGGTGAAGCAGGTCTTCGCGCCCTACTCGCCGCACCTCTTCCCTGACGCCTTCCCCGGCGCCAGCCCCGGGGACTGCCAGAGCAAGGACAGGGCCAAGGAGAAGGGGTGCCAGGGCGACCCGGACCAGTACGGCAACCACCGAGCTCCCAGAATCGTGTCCCTCAAGCACCACTGgtggtggatgatgaacaccgtgTGGGATGGGATGGAGGAGACCAGGGACTTCGATGGACACATCCTCTTCATCGAGGAGGACCACTACATCTTCCCCAATGCGTACCGGAATGCTCAGCTGCTTGTGGATTTGAAGCCGAAGAAGTGCCCCCAGTGCTACGCTATCAATTTGGCCCCGTCCGATGTCAAGTCGAGAGGCGAAGGTTGGGAGAGCTTGGTTGCCGAGAAGATGGGTAACATTGGCTATGCCTTCAATAGAACAGTGTGGAGGAAGATCCATGCCAAGGCTAAGCAGTTTTGCGCGTTTGACGAGTACAATTGGGATATAACCATGTGGGCGACGGTGTACCCGTCGTTCGGAGCTCCTGTTTACAGTCTCAGGGGATCTAGGAGAAGCGCTGCGCATTTCGGCAAATGCGGTCTGCACCAAGGCCAGGGTTCGAGCAATGTCTGCGTGGATAATGGTTCAGGAGCTGTGGAATTGGAGGATGCCGATAAGGTCCCTAATATCAAAGCTGATTGGCCAGTCCGCGTCATTCAGAGGCAGGAGGGGTATCAAGCTGGTTTCAAAGGATGGGGTGGTTGGGGTGACCGGCGTGATCGTGAGCTATGTTTGAGTTTTGCATACATGTACCATGTTAAAGATCCATCGTCATCGTAA